Genomic window (Balneolaceae bacterium):
GATTTCCAGATGGCGGAACCTTCGCCGCCTTCCTGGAAGTTCCAGGCCTGGCGAAAACGCTGCCAGGTAGAGGCCCAGAGGATGTCGGGATTCCCGGGGTGGCGAACCAGGTCGATGACCCCTGTGCTGTCGGCCGGCGTCAAGGTACGGTTCCAGGTCTCACCCCCGTCCGTGGTCTTGTAGACGCCGCGCACGTCGTTTATGGAGTAGAGGGGACCCTGGCTGGCCACCCAGGCGATGTCGGGATTATCAGGGTGCGTGATGATACGCCCGATGTGCTGTGAGCCGCGTAGGCCGGCGAACTCCCAGCTCTCTCCGCCGTCGCTGCTTTTGTAGACGCCCGTGCCGGCGTAGCTTGAGCGGCTGCTGTTGTTTTCGCCGGTACCTGCCCAGAGTATCTGCCCGTCGGCTTCCGAGATGGCGATATCGCCCATGGTGAGCGTGCCCTGGTGGTCAAAGATCGGGCTCATGGTATTGCCGCTGTTAGTCGATTCAAAGATCCCGCCCGAGGCGTAGGCCACGAAGAAGTGGCGCGGATTGTCCTCGTAGACGGCAATGTCGGTGACCCTGGCGCTCATGACCACCGGTCCCACGTTGCGTACGGGATATTCGCGGAAGATGGAATTGGCCCGCATGTCGTGGCGGTGTTCGATGGACTGGGCGCGTTCCTGGGACGTGGTGGCACGCACCTGTACGTCCTGGGCGGCGCCATAGCCAAGCGGCAGGAAGAGCATCGAAAGAAGGAGAGAGGTAAAAATGCGCATGGGATCTGCGTTGATTGCGATTTCAAGCGTCGACACTGCTAAAATATAAATCTGGGCGAAGGATCATAAGGATTTATCAATATTTCAAGAACCATTCGGCAGGGAGCCGGAATGCTTGATGGCAGGGGGGGCTGCACGGAATGTCCGGGGGCAATCCAGAGTTGTATTTTAGCCGTATTAAGGCTAACTTCAACTGCTGTAAAGTGAGCGCCGAGAGGTTCTCACTTTTTTTTGTACCTGTAACCGGGAAATACGTGTCCAATAAAACCGTACAAACAATTTCGGAGCTTGCCGAGACGGTCCTGGCCGACTCGGAATTCTTCCTCGTAGATGTGGAGCTCAAGGGGGGCAACACCCCTGTGGTCTGGGTCTACGTGGACGCCGAGGAGAAAGGCGTGAATATGGATGAGTGCGCCAGGCTGAGCAATGAGCTCGGTTTTTTGCTGGACGCCCACGATATTTTCAAGGCTGGTTACCGGCTCAACGTCTCCTCGCCGGGACTCAGCCGACCGCTGTCCGACCGACGGCAGTACCCCAAAAACAAGGGGCGAAAGTCACGCGTCAAGTTCCGTTCCGAGGAGGGCTCCTACGAGACGGTGGAGGGCATACTCAGCGAAATTTCCGACGACGCTATAAGCCTGGAAAAAGAGGAGGGAAACCGCTTGAAAATACCTTTCGAGCAGGTCGTCGAGACGAAAATAATTCCATCGATTTAGATTCAAAAAATCCAGAGGACCCACGCAATGTCAAACGATATTTCCAAGCAGATCATCCAGTCCTTCGCGGAGATTGCCAAGAACAAGGACATCAACAAGGACCTGCTGCTGTCGATTCTGGAGGACGTGTTTCGCACCATGATCCAGAAGAAATACGGCTCGGACGACGCTTTTGAAGTGATTATTAACGCCGATCGCGGTGATATTCAGGTTCTGCACGTGCGAGAGGTTGTGCCCGAAGAGGAACTCACGGACAAAGTGTCCGAGATCACCGTGGAGGAAGCCCATAAGCACGACCCGGATCTGGAGCTGTACGACGAGTTCGCCCAGGAACTTTCCATCCAGGACTTCGGCCGGCGTGCCGTGATGATGGCGCGCCAGCAGCTGGCCCAGCGCATCCGTGAAATCGAGAAGGACAACATTTTCGAGGAATACTCCGACCGCGTGGGCGAGATCGTACTTGGAGACGTCTACCAGATCCGCAATCGTGAAATGCTGGTCAACCACAACGGCGTGGAGCTGGTGATGCCCAAGGGCGAACAAATTTACAAGGACCGTTACCGCAAGGGTGATACCATACGTGCCGTTGTCAAGGAAGTTAAACGCTACAACGGCAATCCCTCAGTGATCGTCTCGCGCACCTCGTCGCTCTTCCTGGAGCGCCTCTTCGAGAACGAAATACCTGAGGTCTACGACGGTATCATCGACCTGGTACGCATCGCCCGCGAGCCGGGCGACCGGTCCAAGGTGGCGGTGATGTCGCACGACGAACGTGTAGATCCCGTCGGAGCTTGCGTGGGCATGAAAGGCATTCGTATTCACGCCATCGTACGGGAGCTGCAGAACGAAAACATCGACGTGATCAACTGGACCGACGATAAGTTCGAGTTTATCAAACGGGCCCTGCAGCCGGCCAAGGTACTGAACGTTGAACTAAGTGAGGACGGCAAGCATGCGAAGGTGCTGGTG
Coding sequences:
- a CDS encoding ribosome maturation factor — translated: MSNKTVQTISELAETVLADSEFFLVDVELKGGNTPVVWVYVDAEEKGVNMDECARLSNELGFLLDAHDIFKAGYRLNVSSPGLSRPLSDRRQYPKNKGRKSRVKFRSEEGSYETVEGILSEISDDAISLEKEEGNRLKIPFEQVVETKIIPSI
- the nusA gene encoding transcription termination factor NusA, which translates into the protein MSNDISKQIIQSFAEIAKNKDINKDLLLSILEDVFRTMIQKKYGSDDAFEVIINADRGDIQVLHVREVVPEEELTDKVSEITVEEAHKHDPDLELYDEFAQELSIQDFGRRAVMMARQQLAQRIREIEKDNIFEEYSDRVGEIVLGDVYQIRNREMLVNHNGVELVMPKGEQIYKDRYRKGDTIRAVVKEVKRYNGNPSVIVSRTSSLFLERLFENEIPEVYDGIIDLVRIAREPGDRSKVAVMSHDERVDPVGACVGMKGIRIHAIVRELQNENIDVINWTDDKFEFIKRALQPAKVLNVELSEDGKHAKVLVPADEVSKAIGKGGVNIRLASMLTDCEIDVYREVEEEDDIDLKEFEIDFGEEVIEILHEIGCDTARQVLELDEEEIVRRTEGRISEEEAERILDIIAYEFDDEDR